A genomic segment from Thermococcus sp. encodes:
- a CDS encoding Kae1-associated kinase Bud32 has protein sequence MKLIKQGAEAKIYLAEFEEFFGVTLLPGERVIVKHRIPKRYRIEEIDVKLRKERTIREARILHRAKKFGVNCPHVYEVDIKDMKIAMEFINGFRLKEHLEGIPIEERLKICREIGRQVARLHGAGIVHGDLTTSNMILKEGKVYLIDFGLADFDSTLEARGVDLHLLQRAMESTHYTWAEKGFNAVLDGYGESLDEEARREIEEKLEEIESRGRYRERSWVG, from the coding sequence GTGAAGCTGATAAAGCAGGGCGCCGAGGCCAAGATTTACTTGGCAGAGTTTGAGGAGTTTTTTGGGGTAACCCTCCTGCCTGGCGAGCGGGTCATCGTGAAGCACAGGATTCCAAAGCGCTACAGGATAGAGGAGATAGATGTTAAGCTGAGAAAAGAGCGCACCATCAGGGAGGCGAGGATTCTACATAGGGCCAAGAAGTTCGGCGTCAACTGCCCCCACGTCTACGAAGTTGACATAAAGGATATGAAGATCGCCATGGAGTTCATAAACGGCTTCCGGTTGAAGGAGCACCTTGAGGGAATTCCAATTGAAGAGCGGCTGAAGATATGCAGGGAGATCGGGAGGCAGGTGGCGAGACTTCACGGGGCGGGCATAGTCCACGGGGATTTGACAACCTCAAACATGATACTCAAGGAGGGCAAAGTTTACCTCATCGACTTTGGATTGGCCGACTTCGACTCAACCCTCGAGGCAAGGGGAGTTGACCTCCACCTCCTGCAGAGGGCGATGGAGAGCACCCATTACACCTGGGCCGAGAAGGGCTTCAACGCCGTTTTGGATGGTTACGGGGAAAGCCTGGATGAAGAAGCAAGGAGGGAAATTGAGGAAAAACTGGAAGAAATAGAGAGTCGCGGCAGGTACAGGGAAAGGAGCTGGGTGGGTTAA